The genomic window ttatttttttaaatatcgtaAGACGATATACAAATgtgataataaacatttattttaacgcTTTTATACAAGAATTATCTTTTCTTTttcgaatttaaaataatctcaAATAATCAAAACCACTACAGTATCGCTTTCTCTATAATTTATGATGGCATAAATTCTTAGGCAAACTGCAAATAAAAGTATCCGATCGCAGCTGcacttaagttttaaataatagcaacatttaacattttatttatatccatGTACGATTCAAGATTATTATGATATCATCTCAACCCACAAACAGGCTTAAAGCGAGATCATTTCTTTATTTCTCAGGTTTTTCTGTGACTTTTAATGATTATGAGTTTAATAATCTTCATGGAACAATTTGAATtgtagattaaaattatttctgaaCCAAATGTACGTATGTAAAATGTTTCTATTTTCGTAACACTTATGAATGACAAAAATACGTGAATAATAAACTTGGAAAACTTCtttcaatatttatagaaataatcatattaattatactaagcctaatatttaaaacataaatgtaacaaatgtataaaatgtcTGTTCGTTAGAAGATTTTCCCATCTTTAGGAAATTCAAAACGAGCATTGTAGTCGGTGAAAGCTGTATATTATGCAATATCTGTGATGTGATATTAGATGTATGCAAACTTCTTTGTTTCTTACATTAATTAAGTTACATTTGTAACGTTTTTTAGATTAAGAAATTTAAGTCTTTTATGTTATTTGAGAAGTAGATATgaggtattttttataagatactTAGAGCTTACGGAATAGCCATAAATTGCAGTCACCGAAGCTCATAATCACCCATTTAAATGCACCCAGACTTGAGAGATACGTTGTTAaatctctttaaaaaaatagaaaggGATATAAATCTCGACCCATAGGACAAGATCAATGAAGAAATATAACGCATATAgaggtatataatataacgaaTATCGCATAATGAGATACGATCGGCAAAAAGTAAAATCGATAATTTTTCATTGGAATCGCGCGCACGCCCCGATATATTTCATACGAACACGAACAATTCAACTTGACGATGGGTTTGTGACTTATCTTGtcacttttatttttgataactATAAAcctttcatttattattaattttgtatcatATTAAATCATGTTTTTATGTTcgataaaaatgttgtataaatgtaaagtttGAGAAAGATGTTGTTCAAcactaatacatatttaagttatataataacgTCTAACGGAACGTCGCTTCGATCGCATGCCGACGTCTTTCCGACTTCAGCCGGTCATTGACGCGTCAGCTGTCAGTTGTCACTACGTCTGTATAGGCTTACGTCAGTATTTGTTAGCTATTAGCTAGTCGAAATAAAACACGTCAGTTTTACGATctattatgaattaaaatcatatttaaataattatttagcaCTATTAAAAGCTCAGTATAGCACTATTGCATTTAATTATCACAGATTGTCCATTGTAATCAAGGATACTTAAGGTAATATAGCCATGTAATTTTTCCATGTAGTTGTTGTAGTTaaacatttgtaaatatttaatgtattatatatttaattttacagtataaaattacaatgaaGAGGATGGTTTTAAGTGTATATATTAGTGTTATATTCTTCTTCACTTCGGTACTTTGTACTGTACAGCCTCCAAACATAAACCCTGGAATATTAAGCCAGTCTAAATCACTCGGCGAGTGTCAATCGTGTAAGTTATTTATagaatcattcaaatcgggATTAGATAGAACAACCCGAGGAAAATACGAAGGAGGAGATGCCGCTTGGGaggaagaaaaattaaaaaaatcatacaaaCGAAGTGAGATGCGATTAGTAGATATTCAAGAGGGACTATGTAAAGAGTCAAAACACTCAATTCAATGCCACCATATAGCTGAAAAAGCTGAGGAATTTATTGAAGAGTGGTGGGCGCAAGATCCTGATGAATctgttgatttatttaaatatatatgtatagacAAGTTACAAGTATGCTGCCCCAAACACCATTTTGGAAAAGATTGCACACCTTGTCCAGGTGACCATGATAATTTATGCAGTGGCAATGGAAAATGTAGGGGTGATGGCACTCGGAAAGGTAATGGAACATGCCTATGTGATCCTGGCTATATGGGAGAGAACTGCAACCAATGTTCTTCAGGTTATTATTTGTCTTACAAGGATAACAACAAAATGTTGTGTTCTGTTTGCCATCGCTCCTGTATGGGTGGATGTAGAGGAGGCACAGCCAAAGACTGTGTTGCTTGTAAATCTGGATATGTTTTTGATTCAGATAAAGTTTGCATTGATATAAATGAGTGTGAAGACTTAAAGAGATGTAATGCAGGCCAATTCTGTGAAAATAGATTAGGCTCCTATGCATGTATAGCCTGTGATAAGTCTTGTAATGGTTGTCATGGAGGTGGGCCAGATTTATGCAGAAAATGTGCAAAAGGATACTCAAAAAAAGGAGAGTTGTGTATTGCTGACAGAGAAGACGAGGATCAGTCAGATACATTAACTACAACTAGGTAACATCTCTTATGCATTAATTTGATAACAACCACATaagtttgattttttaaacaacCTTTATAACATGAGAATTTGcccattataattatataaaatatagttttaccaatttaatttttaaaaaacaagagggtataattattgttttctcctcacaattatttcttaattagtCAAAAGTGTTCAAGCTAATGTGGTTCTATTAATaaggtttattttgttttctaatactttaatatttcttacaGAAAAGAGGAGCTGTAAAACAtgtgatattatatattttaggtaatttaactataaattttGGTGATGGTAATTCATATTTTCCTCTTAGATTTTCTAACAGCTTTTGGGAACATTGCTTAttctatttacatttaaatataggtATAATACAAAGTACAAACATCTTTTTGAATTGATTTTACTCTAAATTTTTTGACGGACAAGTACTTAGTTGATCAGCttttataagattattaaatttatgatgCAAAAACATATATGAAACCCTAATGTTTTGCTATCCCTAGTTTGAGACTAAAATATGGTGATATatggacaaaaaaaattgtagtgGCCATTTTTCATGCCACTtcacacattaaaaaaaccagGTTTACGATCTACGGTTACAAAGTTAAAAacacctttttttatttatattatctacaTTTGAActggaaaattttatttaatgaaaggAATTTAATTATAGGTACATCACATACATAGGATTGTTAATAGCAACAGTAATATTACTTCCCAAGTCACCATCAGTTGGCGGCATTGTCGGCATCGCGGTAATCTCATATATCGTCGGTGCTGAATACTATTGTATGATTAATGGTCACGCGGGCCTCGTGAATATGAAAGACTTTGATTTGATGCAAGTATTTCGCACTTAGATTTAGTGATTTATGATGCAAAgtatatcttcctttttcttcACTCATGACTATAGCATAAATGAATGTATGTTTTTTGTACCTTCATAGTTGGTAACGCATAGCTTGGTTCGATTCTCGGcgatataataattgtatcttATAGTT from Pieris napi chromosome 3, ilPieNapi1.2, whole genome shotgun sequence includes these protein-coding regions:
- the LOC125063270 gene encoding cysteine-rich with EGF-like domain protein 2 isoform X1 — its product is MKRMVLSVYISVIFFFTSVLCTVQPPNINPGILSQSKSLGECQSCKLFIESFKSGLDRTTRGKYEGGDAAWEEEKLKKSYKRSEMRLVDIQEGLCKESKHSIQCHHIAEKAEEFIEEWWAQDPDESVDLFKYICIDKLQVCCPKHHFGKDCTPCPGDHDNLCSGNGKCRGDGTRKGNGTCLCDPGYMGENCNQCSSGYYLSYKDNNKMLCSVCHRSCMGGCRGGTAKDCVACKSGYVFDSDKVCIDINECEDLKRCNAGQFCENRLGSYACIACDKSCNGCHGGGPDLCRKCAKGYSKKGELCIADREDEDQSDTLTTTRYITYIGLLIATVILLPKSPSVGGIVGIAVISYIVGAEYYCMINGHAGLVNMKDFDLMQVFRT
- the LOC125063270 gene encoding cysteine-rich with EGF-like domain protein 2 isoform X2, with protein sequence MKRMVLSVYISVIFFFTSVLCTVQPPNINPGILSQSKSLGECQSCKLFIESFKSGLDRTTRGKYEGGDAAWEEEKLKKSYKRSEMRLVDIQEGLCKESKHSIQCHHIAEKAEEFIEEWWAQDPDESVDLFKYICIDKLQVCCPKHHFGKDCTPCPGDHDNLCSGNGKCRGDGTRKGNGTCLCDPGYMGENCNQCSSGYYLSYKDNNKMLCSVCHRSCMGGCRGGTAKDCVACKSGYVFDSDKVCIDINECEDLKRCNAGQFCENRLGSYACIACDKSCNGCHGGGPDLCRKCAKGYSKKGELCIADREDEDQSDTLTTTRKEEL